In Nitrobacteraceae bacterium AZCC 1564, the following proteins share a genomic window:
- a CDS encoding RNA polymerase sigma factor (sigma-70 family) (product_source=TIGR02937; cath_funfam=1.10.10.10,1.10.1740.10; cog=COG1595; pfam=PF04542,PF08281; smart=SM00530; superfamily=88659,88946; tigrfam=TIGR02937): MSIAASSLPTQTVDLDVLFRQYHAELSAFAYRRVKNRETAADVVQDAFVRYLDCGLSAIAQHTHPRFFLWRIVGNITIDIARRDRRRGAFTSIDDVAEQVVDPLPTPYERLETRQQFMLLKKALNDLPPAQSTALVLNRLEGLSHADIAKRLGVSSSMVSKYIMSALKHCLRRMTLSGF; the protein is encoded by the coding sequence ATGTCGATTGCCGCGTCCAGCCTGCCAACTCAGACTGTCGATCTTGATGTGCTGTTTCGCCAGTATCATGCGGAACTCAGTGCGTTTGCCTATCGCCGGGTCAAGAACCGCGAGACCGCGGCCGATGTGGTGCAGGATGCGTTCGTGCGCTATCTCGATTGCGGCTTGAGCGCGATTGCGCAGCACACGCATCCGCGTTTCTTCCTGTGGCGGATTGTTGGAAACATCACCATCGATATTGCGCGCCGGGATCGCCGCCGTGGTGCATTCACTTCGATCGACGATGTCGCAGAACAGGTCGTCGATCCGCTGCCGACACCTTATGAGCGGCTGGAGACGCGGCAGCAGTTTATGCTGCTGAAGAAGGCGCTGAACGATCTTCCGCCCGCACAGAGCACCGCGCTGGTTCTGAACCGGCTCGAAGGGCTGAGCCACGCAGATATCGCCAAGCGCCTTGGCGTGTCGTCGAGCATGGTGTCCAAGTATATTATGAGTGCGCTGAAGCACTGCCTGCGGCGGATGACCCTGAGCGGCTTCTGA
- a CDS encoding hypothetical protein (product_source=Hypo-rule applied; superfamily=103473; transmembrane_helix_parts=Inside_1_12,TMhelix_13_35,Outside_36_39,TMhelix_40_59,Inside_60_62): MKAAKKSQPLVRIFAIPIVLNVLAAAGLAAGLFGDGGFDAMSWLLLVLPLIVAVWCFRFRAR; encoded by the coding sequence ATGAAAGCTGCGAAGAAGAGTCAGCCCTTAGTCCGCATCTTTGCGATCCCGATCGTGCTCAACGTGCTTGCCGCGGCAGGGCTGGCGGCAGGCTTGTTCGGCGATGGCGGCTTCGATGCGATGTCGTGGTTGCTGCTGGTGTTGCCGCTGATAGTCGCGGTGTGGTGTTTCCGGTTTCGTGCGCGATAG
- a CDS encoding putative iron-regulated membrane protein (product_source=COG3182; cath_funfam=1.20.950.20; cog=COG3182; pfam=PF03929; superfamily=81342; transmembrane_helix_parts=Inside_1_26,TMhelix_27_49,Outside_50_159,TMhelix_160_182,Inside_183_202,TMhelix_203_225,Outside_226_346,TMhelix_347_369,Inside_370_388) — translation MVTQSVASQTVAKGIHALRVWSAIHKWTSLIATIFLLLLCVTGLPLIFHQEIDNYLSPPMMPVMTRPGVEAPLDAIVAAQLAKHPGDVMVSFGFFQDRPAVVAQSAPTVTTPFNQSHRQTYDLRTGEAVNIQPQARSAFTTFLRDLHTDLFLGLPGALFLGVMALIVIAAVVSGVVVYAPFMRKLDFGTVRAGRSSKLKWLDLHNLLGIVTVAWLLGVSVTGAINTLHDPVAAQVRADIMRMAKSHGGEVPKQLVSVDAALATARKALPDGALISLFFPGAGFSTPHHYAVFARGSQPITAKLFYAALIDAETGQLSDTFEMPLYAKALLLSQPLHFGDYGGLPLKIIWALLDIVTIIVLGSGLYLWLAKMRRPAVTASQPALSPGKS, via the coding sequence ATGGTGACGCAAAGCGTTGCGAGCCAGACGGTTGCGAAGGGCATCCATGCCCTTCGTGTCTGGTCGGCGATCCACAAGTGGACCAGCCTGATCGCAACGATTTTCCTGCTCTTGCTGTGTGTGACAGGCTTGCCGCTGATCTTTCATCAGGAGATCGACAACTACCTGTCGCCTCCGATGATGCCAGTCATGACCAGGCCTGGCGTAGAAGCCCCGCTCGATGCCATTGTCGCGGCGCAGCTGGCCAAGCATCCCGGCGACGTGATGGTGTCGTTCGGTTTCTTCCAGGACCGTCCTGCGGTGGTCGCGCAATCGGCACCGACGGTGACCACACCGTTCAATCAATCGCATCGCCAGACCTACGATCTGAGGACAGGCGAGGCGGTCAATATCCAGCCGCAGGCGCGCAGCGCCTTCACCACATTCCTACGGGATCTGCACACGGATCTGTTCCTCGGCCTGCCGGGTGCGCTGTTTCTCGGCGTCATGGCCTTGATCGTGATTGCGGCGGTTGTCTCGGGCGTGGTCGTTTACGCGCCGTTCATGCGCAAGCTCGATTTCGGCACGGTGCGGGCAGGGCGCAGCAGCAAACTGAAGTGGCTCGATCTGCACAATCTGCTCGGCATCGTCACCGTGGCGTGGCTGCTTGGTGTGAGTGTGACGGGCGCCATCAACACATTGCATGATCCGGTCGCAGCACAGGTGCGAGCAGACATCATGAGGATGGCGAAGAGCCACGGTGGCGAAGTGCCGAAGCAGCTCGTGTCCGTGGATGCTGCGCTCGCAACCGCGCGGAAGGCGCTGCCGGATGGCGCATTGATTTCATTGTTCTTCCCGGGCGCGGGCTTCAGCACACCACATCACTATGCGGTGTTTGCGCGCGGCAGCCAGCCGATTACTGCAAAGCTCTTTTACGCGGCGTTGATCGACGCGGAAACCGGCCAGCTCTCAGATACATTCGAGATGCCGCTGTATGCGAAGGCGCTGCTGTTGTCACAGCCGCTGCACTTCGGCGACTACGGCGGCCTGCCGCTCAAGATCATCTGGGCCTTGCTGGATATCGTGACGATCATTGTGCTCGGCTCGGGGCTGTATCTCTGGTTGGCAAAGATGCGGCGGCCGGCAGTGACAGCATCGCAGCCAGCGTTATCGCCGGGAAAGTCGTGA
- a CDS encoding hypothetical protein (product_source=Hypo-rule applied; transmembrane_helix_parts=Outside_1_14,TMhelix_15_37,Inside_38_41) produces MQNTEVSQTSPLQLVLAWSIAGIPLLAGVAQTLVNAMKLFQ; encoded by the coding sequence ATGCAGAACACCGAAGTGTCTCAGACAAGTCCGCTGCAGCTCGTGCTGGCGTGGAGCATTGCCGGCATTCCATTGCTGGCGGGCGTCGCGCAAACGCTCGTCAATGCCATGAAGCTGTTTCAATAA
- a CDS encoding MFS family permease (product_source=COG0477; cath_funfam=1.20.1250.20; cog=COG0477; pfam=PF07690; superfamily=103473; transmembrane_helix_parts=Inside_1_32,TMhelix_33_55,Outside_56_74,TMhelix_75_97,Inside_98_109,TMhelix_110_132,Outside_133_135,TMhelix_136_158,Inside_159_170,TMhelix_171_193,Outside_194_202,TMhelix_203_225,Inside_226_264,TMhelix_265_287,Outside_288_296,TMhelix_297_319,Inside_320_331,TMhelix_332_351,Outside_352_355,TMhelix_356_378,Inside_379_389,TMhelix_390_412,Outside_413_431,TMhelix_432_454,Inside_455_483): MASAIDHTETYSTSWLPFLDRSRTIAKPGYSRWMVPPAALCVHLCIGQAYAFSVFNLPMTKLIGVSQSAPGDWKLTELGWIFSIAMLFLGLSSAVFGRWVEEGGPRKGMFAAGVCWASGFMISALGIHLHTLWLLYVGYGVVGGCALGIGYISPVSTLMKWFPDRPGMATGMAIMGFGGGALIASPLSVWLMSKFASATDVGVLQTFIVLGCVYFCFMMFGALIVRVPAPGWKPEGFVPTAAGTKKMITMHDVYVYDAIKTPQFWLIWIVLFINTTAGIGVLGQASAMSQEMFPGHITPVAAAGLVGLMSLFNMGGRFSWASLSDYLGRKNTYFVYMTLGLIMYATVPYAGSHGNIALFVICFLVIVSMYGGGFSTVPAYLRDMFGTRYVGAIHGILLTAWSAAGIAGPVLINYIREYNVTHGVPKAQAYNVTMYIMGGLFVIGFIANFCIRAVDKRHHMMKDVEPDTTGATAPVAAAVPVRG; the protein is encoded by the coding sequence ATGGCTTCCGCCATTGACCACACTGAGACTTACTCCACCTCATGGCTTCCGTTTCTTGATCGATCCCGCACCATTGCGAAACCGGGTTACAGCCGGTGGATGGTGCCACCTGCAGCGCTTTGCGTTCACCTGTGCATCGGTCAGGCTTATGCGTTCAGTGTCTTCAACCTGCCGATGACGAAGCTGATCGGCGTGTCACAATCGGCTCCAGGCGACTGGAAGCTGACAGAGCTTGGCTGGATCTTCTCCATCGCGATGCTGTTTCTAGGTCTCTCGTCAGCGGTGTTCGGACGATGGGTCGAGGAGGGCGGTCCGCGCAAGGGAATGTTCGCCGCGGGTGTCTGCTGGGCCAGCGGCTTCATGATTTCCGCGCTCGGTATTCATCTGCATACGCTCTGGTTGCTCTATGTGGGTTATGGCGTCGTCGGCGGCTGCGCGCTCGGCATTGGCTACATCTCGCCGGTCTCGACATTGATGAAATGGTTTCCGGATCGTCCGGGCATGGCAACCGGCATGGCGATCATGGGCTTCGGCGGCGGCGCGCTGATCGCGTCGCCGTTGTCAGTCTGGTTGATGAGCAAGTTCGCATCGGCAACCGATGTCGGCGTGTTGCAGACCTTCATCGTGCTCGGCTGCGTCTACTTCTGCTTCATGATGTTCGGTGCGCTCATCGTGCGGGTGCCAGCGCCGGGCTGGAAGCCGGAAGGCTTTGTGCCTACCGCGGCCGGCACGAAGAAGATGATCACGATGCACGATGTCTATGTTTACGACGCGATCAAGACGCCGCAGTTCTGGCTGATCTGGATCGTGTTGTTCATCAACACCACCGCGGGCATCGGCGTGCTCGGGCAGGCCTCGGCCATGAGCCAGGAGATGTTCCCGGGTCACATTACGCCGGTCGCCGCCGCTGGTCTCGTCGGCCTGATGTCGCTGTTCAACATGGGTGGACGGTTTAGCTGGGCGTCGCTGTCCGACTACCTCGGCCGCAAGAACACATACTTCGTCTACATGACGCTCGGCCTGATCATGTATGCGACCGTGCCTTACGCAGGAAGTCACGGCAACATCGCGTTGTTCGTGATCTGCTTCCTGGTCATCGTCAGCATGTACGGCGGCGGTTTCTCCACGGTGCCTGCTTACCTACGGGATATGTTCGGCACGCGTTACGTCGGCGCCATTCACGGTATCCTGCTAACCGCGTGGTCGGCAGCCGGTATCGCAGGGCCGGTGCTGATTAATTACATCCGTGAGTACAATGTGACGCACGGCGTTCCGAAAGCCCAAGCTTATAATGTCACCATGTACATCATGGGTGGGCTGTTCGTGATCGGCTTTATCGCGAACTTCTGCATCAGGGCGGTCGATAAGCGCCACCACATGATGAAGGACGTTGAGCCGGATACCACGGGCGCGACCGCGCCGGTTGCCGCAGCAGTCCCCGTGCGAGGATAG
- a CDS encoding DNA-binding transcriptional LysR family regulator (product_source=COG0583; cath_funfam=1.10.10.10,3.40.190.10; cog=COG0583; pfam=PF00126,PF03466; superfamily=46785,53850), with protein sequence MSDRLQELTAFVRAAETGSFSRVAREFGVSQPSVSRMVAALEARIGVKLLLRTTRQVTPTDAGTAFLERARQVLGDLDEAENLARGVDSLSGLLRIALPGAFGTREVIPHLPAFLAEHPKLKVELQMSDRTEDLVAEGADMGLRLGALTDSSFGARLIGRAPRLAVASPAYLAARGTPQTLSDLSAHDCLTGPGHSGRRGWTFKRSGTVTSVTVEGPVQVASAEGLIACTKAGLGIAIVSRWMCKAELEAGILVPVLTDYELETVDVHALYPSGRRPSTKVRAFSDYLASKISE encoded by the coding sequence ATGAGTGACCGCCTGCAGGAACTGACCGCCTTCGTCCGAGCCGCGGAAACCGGGAGCTTCTCGCGGGTGGCACGGGAGTTCGGGGTGTCGCAGCCGTCGGTGTCGCGGATGGTGGCGGCGCTCGAGGCGCGGATCGGCGTGAAGCTGCTGTTGCGCACGACGCGTCAGGTCACACCGACTGATGCGGGCACGGCATTTCTGGAGCGTGCCCGTCAGGTGCTCGGCGATCTCGATGAAGCCGAGAACCTCGCGCGCGGGGTGGACAGCCTCAGCGGCCTCTTGCGCATCGCCCTGCCCGGTGCGTTCGGAACGCGCGAAGTCATTCCGCACCTGCCCGCGTTCCTCGCGGAGCATCCGAAGCTGAAGGTCGAACTGCAGATGTCGGATCGCACGGAGGATCTTGTCGCCGAAGGCGCCGACATGGGACTACGTCTCGGTGCTCTGACGGACTCGTCATTCGGCGCACGACTGATCGGCCGCGCCCCTCGCCTCGCAGTCGCCTCCCCCGCTTATCTAGCCGCACGCGGAACGCCGCAGACACTTTCTGATCTCTCCGCACATGATTGCCTCACCGGGCCCGGCCATTCGGGACGGCGCGGCTGGACCTTCAAACGATCCGGCACGGTGACATCGGTTACGGTGGAAGGTCCTGTGCAGGTGGCGTCAGCCGAAGGCTTGATTGCCTGCACGAAGGCGGGCCTTGGGATTGCGATCGTCTCGCGCTGGATGTGCAAGGCAGAACTGGAAGCCGGGATACTCGTGCCGGTGCTGACCGACTACGAACTCGAGACTGTTGATGTTCACGCGCTTTATCCGAGCGGCCGCCGCCCCTCGACGAAGGTGCGAGCGTTCTCCGATTATCTTGCGTCAAAGATTTCGGAGTGA
- a CDS encoding iron complex outermembrane receptor protein (product_source=KO:K02014; cath_funfam=2.170.130.10,2.40.170.20; cleavage_site_network=SignalP-noTM; cog=COG1629; ko=KO:K02014; pfam=PF00593,PF07715; smart=SM00965; superfamily=56935; tigrfam=TIGR01783; transmembrane_helix_parts=Inside_1_20,TMhelix_21_43,Outside_44_831), whose protein sequence is MGATVTASETRGNRSFRRRKAFFLSATALVLVCGASPAAAQTAPDTVAHRAESAAKPRNFDIPAGDIGPALTDWAAQSHVRLVASTDALKGVKTDGVKGVYAPEEALDRLLSNTELRSNFTGKRTVTILTPSSLDANAQAALPTIDVTESGNKQGADGSYVPTNSTGGSKTNTPLIEIPQTINVITAKQISDQGAQSVSQALRYTPGVLAESYGGASQFDAFTQVRGFKADFYLDGQRLPNGLTSTSWASSVIEPYGLERIDVLKGPASALYGQSTLGGIIDMTSKRPTETPIREIALQTGSFDRKQVAVDVGGPVDKDGKLFYRFTGLARDAGTQVDFMGDNRVYVAPALTWKPDLDTSITFLANYLSEWGAKTSFNYMPSLGTVLPNPNGRIPSSQYMGDPYFDRFDRQQGSIGYLFEHRVNDALTVRQNLRYYEVDADLRALNRRGDKLDATLTTIPRLAFGIDAGAKSLAIDNQAEIKYLTGPLAHTTLVGVDYRTENNHYNVGGGLAPPINVYNPVYGLPILDPGTTNNTISSTHEQQLGVYAQDQIKYGSWVATIGGRFDDADADTRDGIKNIIGRQRDNAFTGRVGLNYLFDNGVAPYVSYSTAFQPQPGFDAQNNVYKPSTGEQVELGVKYQPPGTKTLITASVFDITQQNRLTADPNPLNVGKFVQTAEARVRGVEVEVKTEIKSGFNLIASYAHLDHEVTKGATPQEVGRRLAQVPLDQASLWALYEFQDGQLNGFGFGGGVRYIGKTWDLTNAFVTPDYTVFDARLQYDFGKLNPQLAGTTLSINALNLFDRYYATQCTDGFGCTLGNRRTVLATMSYKW, encoded by the coding sequence TTGGGGGCGACTGTGACTGCGAGTGAGACGAGAGGGAACCGATCCTTCCGCCGGCGTAAGGCTTTTTTCCTGAGTGCGACGGCCCTTGTGCTGGTGTGTGGCGCGTCGCCTGCGGCTGCGCAGACCGCACCGGACACAGTGGCTCACCGTGCTGAGAGCGCTGCGAAGCCGAGAAACTTCGATATTCCCGCAGGCGATATCGGGCCCGCCCTGACGGATTGGGCGGCGCAATCCCATGTGCGCCTCGTCGCTTCGACTGACGCCCTCAAAGGTGTGAAGACGGACGGTGTCAAAGGTGTCTATGCGCCGGAGGAAGCGCTGGACCGGTTGCTGAGCAACACGGAGCTTCGTTCGAACTTCACCGGCAAGCGGACCGTCACCATCCTCACTCCGTCATCGCTCGACGCGAATGCGCAGGCTGCATTGCCGACCATCGATGTGACGGAATCCGGCAACAAGCAGGGCGCCGATGGGAGCTATGTTCCCACCAACAGCACCGGCGGCAGCAAGACCAACACGCCGCTGATCGAGATTCCGCAGACCATCAACGTCATCACGGCGAAGCAGATTAGTGACCAGGGGGCGCAGAGCGTCAGCCAGGCGCTGCGCTATACGCCCGGTGTTTTGGCCGAGAGTTACGGTGGGGCGTCACAGTTCGATGCGTTTACGCAGGTGCGCGGCTTCAAGGCCGACTTCTATCTCGACGGTCAACGCCTGCCGAACGGCCTAACCAGTACCTCGTGGGCGAGTTCGGTGATCGAGCCTTATGGGCTTGAACGCATCGACGTGCTGAAGGGGCCGGCATCAGCCCTCTACGGTCAAAGCACGCTCGGCGGCATCATCGATATGACCAGCAAGCGGCCGACCGAGACGCCGATCCGTGAAATTGCGCTGCAGACCGGCAGCTTCGACCGCAAGCAGGTGGCGGTCGATGTCGGCGGTCCTGTCGATAAGGATGGCAAACTGTTCTATCGCTTCACGGGTTTGGCGCGTGACGCCGGCACGCAGGTCGATTTCATGGGCGACAATCGCGTCTATGTTGCGCCTGCGCTGACGTGGAAGCCCGACCTCGATACCTCGATCACGTTCCTCGCGAACTATCTGTCGGAGTGGGGTGCGAAGACCAGCTTCAATTACATGCCGTCATTAGGAACGGTCCTCCCAAATCCCAACGGACGCATTCCGTCGAGTCAGTACATGGGCGATCCGTACTTCGACCGGTTTGATCGGCAGCAGGGCTCGATCGGCTATCTGTTCGAGCATCGCGTCAATGACGCGCTGACCGTGCGGCAGAACCTGCGTTATTACGAAGTGGACGCCGATCTTCGCGCGTTGAATCGCAGAGGCGATAAGCTCGATGCGACGCTGACCACTATTCCTCGCCTCGCGTTCGGCATCGATGCCGGCGCCAAGTCGCTCGCCATCGACAACCAGGCGGAAATCAAATACCTGACCGGTCCGCTCGCGCACACCACGCTGGTCGGTGTCGATTACCGCACGGAAAATAATCACTACAATGTTGGCGGGGGATTAGCGCCTCCGATCAATGTCTATAATCCGGTTTACGGTCTTCCCATTCTCGATCCCGGCACGACGAACAATACGATAAGTTCTACGCATGAGCAGCAGCTTGGCGTTTATGCGCAGGACCAGATCAAATACGGTTCGTGGGTCGCGACCATCGGTGGGCGCTTCGACGATGCTGATGCCGATACGCGCGACGGCATAAAGAATATCATTGGCAGGCAGCGCGACAACGCATTCACCGGGCGTGTCGGTTTGAACTATCTGTTTGATAACGGCGTCGCTCCTTATGTCTCCTATTCGACTGCGTTCCAGCCGCAGCCGGGGTTCGATGCACAAAATAACGTCTATAAGCCCAGCACTGGCGAACAAGTGGAGCTCGGCGTTAAGTATCAGCCGCCCGGCACAAAAACCTTGATCACGGCGTCGGTGTTCGACATCACCCAACAGAACCGGCTGACGGCTGATCCAAACCCATTGAACGTCGGCAAGTTCGTTCAGACTGCGGAAGCGCGCGTCCGCGGCGTCGAGGTTGAAGTCAAGACGGAGATCAAGTCCGGTTTCAACCTGATTGCATCCTACGCCCACCTCGACCACGAGGTGACGAAAGGCGCGACACCGCAGGAAGTAGGGCGGCGTCTGGCACAGGTGCCGCTGGATCAGGCCTCATTGTGGGCGCTGTACGAATTCCAGGACGGCCAGCTTAACGGCTTCGGGTTCGGCGGCGGTGTCCGCTATATCGGCAAGACGTGGGACCTGACGAATGCGTTCGTCACGCCGGATTACACGGTGTTCGATGCCCGGCTGCAGTACGACTTTGGAAAGCTCAATCCGCAGCTTGCAGGAACGACGCTGTCCATCAATGCGCTGAACCTGTTCGACAGATATTACGCGACGCAGTGTACCGACGGTTTCGGCTGTACGCTCGGCAACCGGCGGACGGTGTTAGCGACCATGAGCTACAAATGGTGA
- a CDS encoding transmembrane sensor (product_source=KO:K07165; cog=COG3712; ko=KO:K07165; pfam=PF04773,PF16220; transmembrane_helix_parts=Inside_1_80,TMhelix_81_103,Outside_104_325), with product MTKPPPSGSNGDTPLDPRTEQALEKLVHLHSGAETEEDWTDYEDWKAASAENRHAADRAETLWQKLGPALAPRRRGKPKSIPIILVLLLASLVAMLVASGWFGPPRYLFADQTTAVGERKDIMLADGSKVEIDSDTAFDIDVSQSKRELTLYTGQIFVTVTPDKTRPFTVKAGNGVARALGTAFGVRQDRDGTHVVVTESTVRVSGTASGRSVDVHAGQQVDYSPQRGLSEPKRVDLRVLTAWRSGQMIFEGRPLGDVVAEMSRYRWGAIVFSDASLKQLLVTGIFDTNDTDGLLNAIATVLPVKVQRIPGVALIQRDTTRAVAR from the coding sequence ATGACCAAGCCGCCGCCCTCAGGTTCAAATGGTGACACTCCGCTGGATCCGCGGACGGAGCAGGCGCTTGAGAAGCTCGTCCATCTGCATTCCGGGGCGGAGACCGAGGAGGACTGGACGGACTACGAGGACTGGAAGGCTGCGTCGGCTGAAAATCGGCACGCCGCCGACCGGGCCGAAACCTTGTGGCAGAAGCTCGGGCCTGCGTTGGCGCCCCGCCGACGCGGCAAGCCTAAGTCGATTCCAATCATCCTGGTGTTGCTGCTGGCGAGTTTGGTCGCGATGCTGGTCGCCAGCGGCTGGTTCGGTCCGCCGCGATACCTGTTCGCCGATCAGACAACGGCGGTGGGGGAACGCAAGGACATCATGCTGGCTGATGGCTCGAAGGTCGAGATCGATAGCGACACTGCTTTCGATATCGATGTCAGCCAATCGAAGCGCGAGCTGACGCTGTATACGGGGCAGATCTTCGTCACCGTGACGCCGGACAAGACGCGGCCCTTTACCGTGAAGGCGGGGAACGGCGTTGCTCGCGCCCTCGGCACCGCATTCGGGGTTCGGCAGGACCGGGACGGGACCCATGTCGTCGTGACGGAAAGCACGGTGCGGGTTTCCGGAACAGCGTCTGGCCGGAGCGTCGACGTTCACGCCGGCCAGCAGGTGGATTATTCGCCGCAGCGGGGATTGAGTGAGCCAAAGCGGGTCGATCTGCGCGTGCTGACGGCATGGCGCAGCGGCCAGATGATCTTCGAGGGCCGTCCGCTTGGCGACGTCGTTGCCGAAATGAGCCGATACCGGTGGGGCGCGATCGTCTTCTCGGATGCAAGCCTGAAGCAGCTTCTGGTCACGGGCATCTTCGATACCAACGACACCGACGGGCTTCTCAACGCCATTGCAACCGTACTGCCCGTGAAAGTTCAACGAATTCCCGGTGTGGCCCTGATCCAGCGCGATACCACGCGCGCGGTGGCGCGATAA
- a CDS encoding peroxiredoxin (product_source=COG1225; cath_funfam=3.40.30.10; cog=COG1225; pfam=PF00578; superfamily=52833) translates to MTPQNRLQDRLDAFRADFEAGKPPYNVPPTVIETMHRATDELIASGQAERAKKAGDIAPQFTLSDPDGRPVSSAELLARGPLVVTFYRGVWCPYCNMELEAIQAALPEIQARGANVVAISPQTQPNSRKSTRQNKLTFPILSDALGQVGNAFGLRFALPDYLVELYKSLKNDLPTFNADPSWTLPIPARYVIGADGVIAYAEVNPDYTKRPDPSELLPVLDKLAARAVA, encoded by the coding sequence ATGACCCCGCAAAACCGCCTCCAAGATCGCCTCGACGCCTTCAGAGCCGACTTCGAAGCAGGCAAGCCGCCCTACAATGTGCCGCCGACCGTGATCGAGACGATGCATCGCGCCACCGATGAACTGATCGCGTCGGGGCAGGCAGAACGGGCCAAAAAGGCGGGCGACATCGCTCCTCAGTTCACCCTCAGCGATCCCGATGGCCGTCCGGTCAGCTCCGCCGAACTGCTGGCGCGCGGGCCGCTCGTCGTCACTTTCTATCGCGGTGTCTGGTGCCCGTATTGCAACATGGAGCTTGAAGCGATCCAGGCTGCGCTTCCGGAAATTCAGGCGCGTGGCGCGAACGTTGTCGCGATCTCGCCGCAGACGCAGCCGAACAGCCGCAAATCCACACGCCAGAACAAGCTGACATTCCCGATCCTCAGCGACGCGCTCGGACAAGTCGGTAATGCATTCGGCTTGCGCTTCGCGCTGCCGGATTACCTCGTCGAGCTTTACAAGAGTCTGAAGAACGATCTGCCGACCTTCAACGCAGACCCGTCGTGGACGCTGCCGATTCCGGCTCGCTACGTGATCGGGGCTGATGGCGTAATCGCCTATGCCGAGGTCAATCCCGACTACACCAAGCGTCCCGATCCATCTGAGTTGTTGCCAGTGCTCGACAAACTTGCTGCGCGCGCAGTCGCATGA
- a CDS encoding hypothetical protein (product_source=Hypo-rule applied), producing MTMQNTPHSHLSFWQLVLAWAAHRLSVAMEANKPRYSAEEIAAMVARSNNPSGT from the coding sequence ATGACGATGCAGAACACACCGCATTCGCATTTGTCCTTCTGGCAATTGGTGCTCGCCTGGGCCGCGCATCGCTTGTCGGTAGCCATGGAAGCGAACAAGCCGAGATATTCGGCGGAAGAGATCGCTGCAATGGTTGCTCGCAGCAACAATCCATCAGGTACATAA